One window of Candidatus Nitrospira kreftii genomic DNA carries:
- a CDS encoding hypothetical protein (conserved protein of unknown function) produces MEKWHVHVKGLATCIVILVTTLPSVWATSTDRSGPDGPSQDETLAFIKDTWEACATMHSGWQRMTAKDGSLWHVDRMARVEVVVMPPSALRLITRRNERRRLSGIFEIQTPEELIQEFDLNTLSPDVQPERAGEDAALYGIRLHCAQAACVTEWVASLAIPGKPLHDLKTGKLAVTSLDELAYVDRAPKSHPGEKKGEAYVPVCDKVALESLSKAFAHAINNAGGKKPLF; encoded by the coding sequence ATGGAGAAGTGGCATGTGCATGTGAAGGGACTGGCGACCTGCATCGTGATCCTCGTGACGACTCTGCCGAGTGTATGGGCGACATCCACCGACAGATCCGGCCCTGATGGACCGTCGCAGGATGAGACGTTGGCGTTTATCAAAGACACATGGGAAGCCTGTGCAACCATGCACAGTGGCTGGCAACGCATGACCGCGAAGGACGGATCTCTCTGGCATGTGGATAGAATGGCGAGAGTTGAGGTCGTTGTGATGCCTCCGTCCGCTCTCAGACTTATCACACGGCGCAATGAACGTCGGAGGTTGAGCGGGATATTTGAGATCCAAACGCCAGAAGAACTCATTCAGGAGTTTGATTTGAACACATTGTCTCCAGACGTACAGCCTGAGCGGGCAGGCGAGGACGCCGCCCTCTATGGAATTCGGTTGCATTGTGCGCAGGCGGCCTGCGTTACCGAATGGGTTGCGTCTCTTGCGATACCGGGGAAACCCCTCCATGACCTGAAAACTGGCAAACTGGCCGTCACAAGCCTCGATGAGCTTGCCTATGTGGACCGCGCCCCCAAAAGCCATCCGGGAGAGAAGAAGGGAGAGGCGTATGTTCCCGTCTGCGACAAGGTCGCCCTAGAAAGTCTCTCCAAGGCCTTTGCCCATGCCATCAACAACGCTGGGGGAAAGAAGCCGTTGTTCTAG
- a CDS encoding hypothetical protein (conserved protein of unknown function) yields MDIEIGSNLYQNTNGTIEVEGVPQIQLALHSVTGALLVNFALFDSNGRMLAKVVDSTLMFNERRAFEVAKTDTSLAMREVGSGKILLKLEAKAPDVVSFSRGEFHTMKGRLLQVSGTEWKIDKQQKSGFTKDAQGGAAAIG; encoded by the coding sequence ATGGATATCGAAATCGGCTCCAATCTTTACCAAAACACCAATGGAACGATCGAGGTCGAGGGTGTGCCGCAGATTCAGCTGGCCCTCCATTCCGTGACCGGCGCGCTCTTGGTGAACTTTGCTCTGTTTGATTCCAACGGTCGGATGCTGGCCAAAGTGGTGGACAGCACACTGATGTTCAACGAACGGCGAGCCTTCGAGGTGGCGAAGACGGACACGAGTCTCGCCATGAGAGAAGTCGGTTCCGGGAAAATTCTATTGAAGCTCGAAGCCAAGGCACCTGATGTGGTGTCCTTCTCGCGAGGAGAATTCCACACCATGAAGGGCCGCCTGCTACAGGTGTCGGGCACAGAATGGAAGATCGACAAGCAGCAGAAAAGCGGCTTCACGAAGGACGCACAAGGTGGCGCCGCGGCTATTGGCTAG
- a CDS encoding hypothetical protein (conserved protein of unknown function), whose amino-acid sequence MRLSIFWRLVLTALVIITVMGGVNLYALFQLRQLASMSTQMASYHYPAVESAKRLLSSLFAQMNSEKKFVATKDHTFLTNLEEELDEFQRNLQLLRSQESSPQGLKLLQDADGLLAKRLVLYREEFQRVNGDGLREDPQYASQRDVILDQMSASIQAYIDLHEARMSVEVSESRASAAQAEAVTEQLVLVALVFGLGLAGVASYTILLPLRQLQGHIRKIGQGNFGGSLQIKAPAELRELVDTVNWMGRKLQELDDMKAEFLAHVSHELRTPMASIQEGTHLLLDEIPGPLVQEQRTILRIMADSSRRLIHLISTILDLSKMEAGMMEYRIVPVDLHRIAEVSIDKVRLLADSKHVQLVLENIGDRAWVKADASRLEQVLDNLLSNALKFSPEGGVVKVQMKPDPQAGVLEVSVSDTGPGVAPDDLPHIFERFYQGRTKVKHTAGSGLGLALVKKVVEAHGGRIWIESEKGKGAAVRFILRLTKPEKVQQ is encoded by the coding sequence ATGCGACTTTCGATCTTTTGGCGGTTGGTTCTGACGGCTCTGGTTATCATTACCGTGATGGGAGGAGTCAATTTATACGCGCTCTTTCAGCTTCGCCAATTAGCGTCTATGAGCACGCAAATGGCCTCCTATCATTATCCAGCAGTCGAATCTGCGAAGCGATTATTGAGTTCGCTCTTCGCGCAAATGAATAGTGAGAAGAAATTCGTCGCCACAAAGGATCACACCTTCCTGACGAACTTAGAAGAGGAGCTGGACGAGTTCCAACGAAATCTTCAACTTCTGCGGAGCCAAGAGAGCTCCCCTCAGGGGTTGAAACTTCTTCAGGATGCAGATGGGTTGCTCGCAAAACGTTTGGTGCTTTACCGTGAAGAATTTCAGAGAGTGAATGGGGATGGCCTTCGCGAAGACCCTCAGTACGCGAGCCAACGCGATGTCATTCTGGATCAAATGTCAGCCTCAATTCAGGCCTATATTGATCTCCACGAGGCTCGGATGAGTGTCGAGGTGAGTGAATCACGAGCCAGCGCTGCGCAAGCAGAGGCCGTCACCGAACAGCTCGTCTTAGTGGCGCTCGTCTTCGGGCTCGGGCTTGCCGGGGTGGCCAGCTATACAATCTTACTTCCGCTCCGCCAGCTCCAAGGCCATATCAGAAAGATCGGTCAAGGGAATTTCGGTGGATCCCTTCAAATCAAGGCTCCCGCTGAATTGCGAGAGCTGGTTGATACCGTGAATTGGATGGGCAGAAAGCTGCAAGAACTCGATGATATGAAAGCAGAGTTTTTGGCGCATGTCTCTCATGAACTTCGCACGCCGATGGCCTCGATTCAGGAGGGCACGCACTTACTTCTTGATGAAATTCCGGGTCCGCTGGTGCAAGAGCAACGTACGATCCTCCGAATCATGGCCGACAGCAGTCGGCGGTTGATTCATCTGATCTCCACGATTTTGGATTTGTCGAAAATGGAGGCAGGGATGATGGAGTATCGCATTGTCCCGGTAGATCTCCATCGTATCGCCGAAGTCTCCATCGACAAAGTCCGACTTCTTGCGGATTCCAAACACGTCCAGCTTGTACTGGAAAATATTGGCGATCGGGCGTGGGTCAAGGCGGATGCGTCTCGTCTGGAGCAGGTGTTGGACAATTTGCTGTCGAATGCCTTGAAGTTCAGCCCAGAAGGGGGCGTGGTCAAAGTTCAGATGAAACCCGATCCACAGGCAGGAGTCCTTGAGGTGTCTGTGTCCGATACGGGACCAGGCGTGGCGCCGGACGACCTTCCCCATATTTTTGAGCGTTTCTATCAAGGTCGTACAAAAGTTAAACACACGGCGGGAAGCGGATTAGGGTTGGCCTTAGTTAAGAAGGTTGTCGAAGCTCATGGCGGAAGGATTTGGATCGAGAGTGAGAAAGGCAAGGGTGCAGCTGTACGGTTTATCCTACGGTTGACCAAGCCGGAAAAGGTTCAGCAATAG
- a CDS encoding hypothetical protein (conserved protein of unknown function), which produces MLAKVRSAALVGLDAHLVDVEVDISGGLPQFSVVGLPDATVKESRDRVRSALKNSGFHFPAKRITVNLAPAGLKKEGSGLDLAIAVAILAAEEVIPPSILETCVLVGELSLDGRVKPVTGALSFALACRAGYDLLLPADNSAEAALVQGVNIYPLHTLPEAAEFLKGTQAIAPSRSNPDLMACARMSEDEDYSDVRGQDHAKRALEVAASGGHNVLMVGPPGSGKTMLARRLPSILPLLELEEAIETTRVHSVAGQLAPERPLLTVRPFRAPHHSVSDAGLVGGGTVPKPGEVSLAHNGVLFLDESPEFKRGVLEGLRQPLEDGHVVLTRASGTLRYPARFMLIAAMNPCPCGYYGDRTRPCICTGTQIRRYRAKLSGPLLDRLDIHLDVPPVPVRELRTELPAPEGSAAIRARVVAARTRQRERYRQDGIYANAQLKPRMIKRYCGLDHPAQELLEQAMAKLRLSARAHGRILRVARTIADLADSDKIEAIHIAEAIQYRSFDRNPDV; this is translated from the coding sequence ATGCTTGCCAAGGTGAGGAGCGCGGCCCTTGTCGGGTTAGATGCGCATCTTGTCGACGTCGAAGTCGATATCTCAGGAGGGCTTCCGCAGTTTTCGGTCGTTGGGCTGCCGGATGCCACCGTCAAGGAAAGTCGTGACCGAGTCCGCTCCGCACTCAAAAACAGCGGCTTTCACTTTCCCGCGAAACGAATCACCGTTAATTTGGCCCCTGCCGGCCTGAAAAAAGAAGGCTCGGGGCTCGATCTCGCGATAGCCGTCGCGATTCTTGCCGCCGAAGAGGTCATTCCACCGTCCATATTGGAGACCTGCGTGCTGGTTGGTGAGCTGTCGCTGGACGGCCGCGTGAAGCCCGTTACGGGAGCGCTCTCGTTTGCGCTTGCTTGCCGGGCTGGATATGACCTATTGCTGCCGGCGGACAATAGTGCTGAAGCGGCGTTGGTGCAAGGAGTGAATATCTACCCGCTCCACACGCTCCCGGAAGCAGCCGAATTTCTCAAAGGAACTCAAGCCATTGCTCCGAGCCGCTCAAATCCTGACTTGATGGCCTGTGCCAGGATGTCGGAGGACGAGGACTATAGTGACGTCCGCGGGCAAGACCATGCCAAGAGGGCGCTCGAGGTTGCCGCCTCAGGTGGCCACAATGTACTGATGGTTGGTCCTCCTGGATCCGGCAAGACGATGCTGGCGCGACGATTGCCCTCGATTCTGCCACTGCTAGAGTTGGAGGAGGCGATTGAAACGACCCGCGTCCACAGCGTGGCGGGGCAACTCGCCCCTGAACGCCCGTTACTGACGGTGCGACCGTTTCGGGCTCCGCATCACTCCGTCTCAGACGCCGGGCTTGTTGGTGGTGGGACCGTCCCCAAACCCGGTGAGGTCTCGCTCGCTCATAATGGCGTGCTGTTTCTGGACGAGTCCCCCGAGTTTAAACGGGGTGTGCTGGAAGGATTGCGGCAGCCGCTCGAAGATGGGCATGTCGTGTTGACACGAGCGAGCGGAACATTACGATATCCAGCGAGATTCATGTTGATCGCGGCGATGAATCCGTGTCCTTGCGGTTACTATGGAGATCGGACACGCCCGTGCATCTGCACCGGCACTCAGATTCGTCGGTATCGAGCCAAACTCTCCGGACCTCTCTTGGATCGGCTCGATATTCATCTGGATGTCCCGCCTGTTCCGGTGCGAGAGCTTCGGACTGAACTGCCTGCGCCTGAGGGGTCAGCCGCGATTCGAGCGCGTGTGGTTGCGGCTCGAACGCGTCAGCGCGAGCGGTATCGACAGGACGGCATTTATGCGAACGCACAGTTGAAGCCGCGGATGATAAAGCGGTATTGTGGGCTCGATCACCCGGCTCAAGAGCTGCTTGAGCAGGCCATGGCGAAACTGCGACTGTCGGCACGGGCTCATGGTCGTATCCTGCGCGTTGCGCGCACCATTGCCGACTTGGCTGACTCCGATAAAATCGAGGCCATCCACATCGCGGAGGCCATTCAATACCGTTCATTTGACCGTAACCCCGACGTATGA
- a CDS encoding hypothetical protein (conserved membrane protein of unknown function) produces the protein MSNLVSATIHLYRQVFYATGRSLAKSWMAMLALIVFAVLFLGAARLVGPLGIAGGFLLGILNALLVGATLRLIEQSLSGARPLRFTDVTESFGHYFWDVIGVGFVLWLPTMLLEMGMQANPYGQFLSSAFLLLVFILLNPAPEVIYQVRHNSPLDVFKTSYEFVVEHWIEWFLPFAVLILPVVLSPTGLQEFFSLSGLVGRGAGLNFFQILMLPVTAIEGWLSYVGIDSGGQGIILLLLTPPVAMAILLFRGHLFAALHGSSRRQRLFSRQFDARQ, from the coding sequence ATGAGCAATCTTGTTTCAGCGACGATTCACCTCTATCGACAGGTTTTCTACGCGACGGGGCGCTCGCTTGCCAAGAGTTGGATGGCGATGTTGGCGCTCATTGTCTTTGCCGTCCTGTTCCTCGGAGCCGCGAGGCTTGTCGGCCCGTTGGGAATAGCAGGAGGGTTCTTGCTGGGCATCCTCAACGCCCTATTGGTCGGCGCCACTCTCCGGTTGATCGAGCAGTCTCTAAGCGGGGCCAGGCCCCTCCGATTCACGGATGTGACCGAAAGTTTTGGGCATTACTTCTGGGACGTGATCGGTGTTGGATTTGTCCTTTGGCTGCCGACGATGCTGCTCGAGATGGGGATGCAAGCCAATCCGTACGGCCAGTTTCTTTCTTCAGCGTTTCTTCTTCTCGTTTTTATTCTCTTGAATCCGGCTCCGGAGGTGATTTACCAAGTCCGACACAATTCACCCCTTGACGTCTTCAAGACCTCCTATGAATTCGTGGTGGAACATTGGATTGAGTGGTTTCTGCCGTTCGCCGTTCTGATTTTGCCCGTGGTACTTTCTCCAACCGGCCTGCAGGAGTTTTTTTCGCTGTCCGGCCTTGTTGGTCGGGGAGCCGGCCTTAATTTCTTTCAAATTCTCATGCTGCCGGTGACTGCGATCGAGGGATGGTTGTCCTATGTGGGTATCGATTCCGGCGGACAAGGGATCATCCTGCTCCTCCTGACTCCACCGGTGGCGATGGCAATCTTACTATTCCGCGGACACCTTTTTGCGGCGCTTCATGGGTCTTCCAGACGGCAACGGCTGTTCTCCCGCCAGTTTGATGCCAGGCAGTAG
- a CDS encoding Negative regulator of genetic competence ClpC/MecB yields MDMNRMTVKLQEALQSASAHAQRRSHQGIDVEHVLLALLDQEGGTTPALLEGAGLALSGVRQAVEQALTKLPQVQGSGAAPGQVHIANRLTHVLNRAEDEQKSLKDDFLSVEHLLLAMVHEGGVFQKLGLTRDRLLSSLQQVRGNQRVTSQDPEGTYQSLVKYGRELTQLAGQGKLDPVIGRDDEIRRVIQILSRRTKNNPVLIGEPGVGKTAIVEGLAIRIVKGDVPESLKQKKLFALDMGSLVAGAKFRGEFEERLKAVLKEIQSSHGQILLFIDELHTVVGAGAAEGAMDAANLLKPMLARGELHLIGATTLDEYRKHIEKDAALERRFQTVLVDQPSVENTISILRGLKERYEVHHGVRIKDSALVAAAKLSHRYIPDRFLPDKAIDLVDEAAARLRTEIDSLPAELDEVSRKVLQLEIEREALKKEKDPGSVARLTTLETELSEKQRDLQALKTRWESEKISVSRLRKMREAIEEIKLKIDQAERAYDLNRVAELRYGELPRLERELELEQQHLGKKQGDIRLLKEEVDEDEIAAVVGRWTGIPVSRLLEGETDKLLKLEELLHQRVVGQEEGVRAVADAVLRARSGIKDPNRPIGSFLFLGPTGVGKTELARALAAVLFDDEGNLVRIDMSEYMEKHTVARLIGAPPGYVGYDEGGQLTEAVRRRPFSVILFDEIEKAHHDVFNVLLQVLDDGRLTDSQGRTVDFKNTVLIMTSNIGSPQILEAQQRGAAYEHMRTVVMGELRQHFRPEFLNRVDEVVVFHPLGTEHLIKIVEIQLERLRSRLAERRIPLAITPAALQHLGERGYDPVYGARPLKRLIQQELETPIARLLVKGELRDGDTASLDLKNDQLVLVPTVMREGKSSQ; encoded by the coding sequence ATGGACATGAATCGAATGACGGTCAAGCTGCAAGAGGCATTACAGTCCGCCTCCGCCCATGCGCAGCGGAGAAGCCATCAAGGTATCGATGTGGAGCATGTGCTGTTGGCGCTCCTCGATCAAGAGGGAGGAACAACCCCAGCCCTCCTCGAGGGCGCCGGCCTTGCTCTGTCCGGGGTTCGGCAGGCGGTCGAACAAGCCTTGACGAAGCTGCCGCAAGTTCAAGGCTCCGGCGCCGCCCCGGGTCAAGTTCATATTGCCAACCGCCTCACCCACGTCCTGAACCGTGCGGAAGACGAGCAGAAGTCGCTGAAAGATGACTTCCTCAGCGTCGAACATCTGCTGCTGGCCATGGTCCATGAAGGAGGCGTATTCCAGAAGCTGGGACTCACCCGAGATCGCCTATTATCGAGCCTCCAACAAGTGCGTGGAAACCAACGCGTCACCAGTCAAGACCCGGAAGGCACCTACCAGTCGCTGGTGAAATACGGGCGTGAACTGACCCAGCTAGCTGGGCAAGGAAAATTGGATCCGGTCATCGGACGAGACGATGAAATCAGACGTGTTATTCAGATCCTATCCCGCCGGACTAAGAATAACCCTGTGCTCATCGGTGAACCAGGAGTCGGAAAAACCGCCATCGTGGAAGGACTGGCGATCCGTATCGTGAAAGGTGATGTCCCTGAGAGCCTGAAGCAGAAAAAGCTTTTCGCATTGGACATGGGGTCACTTGTCGCAGGAGCCAAATTTCGCGGCGAGTTCGAAGAGCGCCTCAAGGCCGTCTTGAAGGAGATTCAATCCTCTCACGGTCAGATTCTCCTGTTCATCGATGAATTGCATACGGTCGTGGGTGCCGGAGCGGCTGAAGGAGCAATGGATGCGGCCAATCTATTGAAGCCGATGTTGGCACGAGGCGAGTTGCATCTTATCGGGGCAACGACGCTGGACGAATACCGGAAACATATCGAAAAAGATGCTGCGTTGGAACGCCGCTTTCAGACGGTGCTGGTCGACCAGCCGTCCGTGGAGAATACCATTTCGATTTTGCGCGGCCTCAAAGAGCGCTATGAGGTACATCACGGCGTGCGGATCAAAGACAGTGCCTTGGTCGCTGCAGCAAAATTGTCGCATCGGTACATCCCAGATCGATTCCTTCCGGATAAAGCCATCGACCTGGTCGACGAAGCGGCAGCACGCCTCAGAACCGAGATCGATAGCCTTCCGGCTGAGCTGGACGAGGTCTCGCGCAAGGTGCTTCAGCTAGAGATCGAGCGAGAGGCCTTAAAAAAAGAGAAAGACCCTGGAAGCGTTGCCAGATTGACCACTCTCGAAACCGAGCTGAGCGAAAAACAACGTGACTTACAGGCCTTGAAGACCAGATGGGAATCGGAAAAAATCTCCGTCTCCCGTCTCCGCAAGATGCGCGAAGCCATTGAGGAGATTAAACTCAAGATCGATCAAGCGGAGCGCGCCTACGACCTCAACCGTGTGGCAGAACTCCGGTACGGAGAACTCCCTCGACTGGAGCGGGAACTGGAATTAGAGCAGCAGCACTTGGGGAAGAAACAGGGTGACATTCGGTTGCTGAAAGAAGAGGTCGATGAAGATGAGATCGCCGCCGTCGTCGGCCGGTGGACCGGCATTCCCGTTTCCCGCTTACTCGAAGGCGAGACCGACAAACTTTTGAAACTCGAAGAACTGCTCCATCAGCGCGTGGTGGGACAGGAGGAAGGCGTCCGCGCCGTTGCGGATGCGGTGCTTCGCGCGCGGTCAGGGATCAAAGACCCGAATCGCCCGATCGGGTCATTTCTCTTTCTGGGCCCCACCGGAGTGGGCAAAACCGAGCTTGCCCGGGCCCTCGCCGCTGTTCTGTTCGACGACGAAGGCAATCTGGTCAGAATCGACATGTCCGAATACATGGAGAAACATACAGTCGCCCGCTTGATCGGCGCACCTCCCGGCTACGTCGGGTACGACGAAGGAGGCCAGCTGACCGAGGCCGTTCGGCGGCGTCCATTCTCCGTCATCCTGTTTGATGAAATCGAAAAAGCGCATCACGACGTCTTCAACGTCCTGTTACAGGTTCTTGATGACGGCCGGCTGACCGACTCACAGGGCCGCACCGTGGACTTTAAGAATACCGTGTTGATCATGACCTCCAATATCGGCAGTCCTCAAATTCTGGAGGCCCAACAGCGCGGTGCCGCTTATGAACACATGAGAACAGTCGTGATGGGTGAGCTGCGGCAACACTTTCGTCCGGAATTCCTGAATCGAGTGGATGAAGTCGTCGTCTTCCATCCGCTCGGCACCGAACACCTGATCAAGATCGTGGAGATCCAACTGGAACGTCTGCGGAGTCGATTAGCCGAGCGACGGATCCCATTAGCGATCACCCCAGCGGCCCTTCAGCACTTGGGAGAGCGCGGCTATGATCCGGTCTATGGAGCACGGCCGCTTAAACGCCTGATTCAGCAGGAGCTGGAAACTCCGATCGCGCGATTACTGGTGAAGGGTGAGCTCCGCGATGGAGATACCGCGTCGCTTGATCTGAAGAATGACCAACTGGTCTTGGTTCCGACCGTGATGCGGGAAGGGAAGTCTAGCCAATAG
- a CDS encoding putative DNA-binding response regulator in two-component system, whose translation MEKENILVVDDDEGLLHLLKMRLSAMGYSVTSCTTGQDAVGEAKKTMFNLAITDLRLRGEDGLDVTEELLRSHPGLPVIILTAHGSIPNAVEAMQRGAFGYLTKPFDDKELKETIEKALSQQRMSQEIQRLKSLVKELYGLDNVVARSPAMQRLFQQVAQVADSDATILLFGETGTGKEVMARVVHTNSRRSKGPFVALNCAAIPETLFESELFGHVKGAFTSAHGAKRGLFQMANGGTLFLDEIGEIPLSMQVKLLRAVQEREVREVGSETSVKVDVRIIAATNKDLGEAVKNGTFRNDLYYRISVVPLFIPPLRDRRDDIPLLAQHFLKLSVKRANKEVKGFTPAALHRLMINPWPGNVRELENVVEKAVVMSRQEILTPDLLPAVSIAAESPLKPLTEAKEEFERTYLKNVLQLTGGNISRAAQFAGRYRADFYKMLRKYGLHPSTTKGKFDADVEELENETDLTEAER comes from the coding sequence ATGGAGAAAGAAAATATTCTCGTAGTCGATGACGATGAGGGTTTGCTCCACTTGCTGAAAATGCGGTTATCCGCCATGGGATATTCGGTCACGTCATGTACGACCGGGCAGGATGCTGTGGGAGAGGCCAAGAAAACGATGTTCAACTTGGCCATTACAGACCTCCGCCTTCGTGGGGAAGATGGGCTGGATGTGACCGAAGAGCTGCTAAGAAGTCATCCCGGACTACCGGTGATTATTCTTACTGCCCATGGAAGCATTCCCAATGCTGTAGAAGCGATGCAGCGGGGGGCCTTCGGGTACCTGACGAAGCCGTTCGACGACAAAGAGCTGAAGGAAACGATTGAGAAGGCACTGTCCCAGCAACGGATGAGCCAAGAGATCCAGCGACTCAAGTCGTTGGTCAAGGAACTGTACGGACTCGACAATGTCGTCGCGCGCAGCCCGGCGATGCAGCGGCTTTTTCAACAAGTCGCGCAAGTCGCCGATTCGGATGCCACGATCCTGCTCTTCGGAGAAACCGGAACAGGGAAAGAGGTGATGGCGCGTGTCGTCCATACCAACAGCCGACGCAGTAAAGGTCCGTTCGTAGCGCTTAATTGCGCCGCTATCCCTGAAACGCTCTTCGAGAGTGAATTGTTTGGGCATGTGAAGGGTGCCTTTACAAGCGCGCATGGTGCAAAACGAGGATTATTTCAGATGGCCAACGGTGGCACGCTGTTTCTCGATGAGATCGGCGAAATACCATTGTCGATGCAGGTGAAGCTCTTGCGTGCTGTGCAGGAACGAGAGGTCCGCGAGGTCGGATCTGAGACGTCCGTCAAAGTGGACGTGCGCATCATAGCGGCGACGAATAAGGATCTCGGTGAGGCGGTTAAAAACGGGACTTTTCGTAACGACCTGTATTACCGTATTTCCGTGGTTCCTCTTTTTATTCCCCCCCTGCGGGATCGACGTGATGATATTCCGCTGTTGGCGCAACATTTCCTCAAGCTCAGCGTGAAGCGGGCGAACAAAGAGGTGAAGGGTTTCACCCCGGCTGCGCTCCATCGTCTGATGATCAATCCTTGGCCGGGTAACGTACGGGAGTTGGAAAATGTCGTCGAAAAAGCCGTGGTAATGTCTCGGCAGGAGATTCTGACACCGGATCTATTGCCGGCGGTCAGTATCGCGGCAGAATCCCCGCTTAAACCGCTCACGGAGGCCAAGGAGGAATTCGAGCGAACGTATTTGAAGAATGTCCTGCAGCTGACCGGTGGAAATATTTCACGTGCCGCCCAGTTTGCCGGCCGATACCGCGCCGACTTCTATAAAATGCTGAGGAAGTACGGCTTGCATCCCTCCACCACGAAGGGGAAATTTGACGCGGATGTGGAGGAGCTGGAGAATGAAACAGATCTCACCGAGGCGGAACGGTAG
- a CDS encoding hypothetical protein (conserved exported protein of unknown function) gives MRRTIVSKTQCTVLLSVLLTGCAAWTTPAPVSQPYFTAEPQELKNFQSLARKQEDLISRCIRSSPCDHIYFTRALLGLYESREIAEKNFKMVIAVAPMGKFASSSKAWLQLLQQPVAPGAKSWLEAVSTGPAIAGAHTSLAAAADTLVRDLLDREMAIQQLRSSQGDETETVESLQRELVDRDQKIESLQTKKDPGKTSAGPATIQSLQKQLAERDRKIEELSTQLDALKRIDQEMREKVRPIRPPLTTIPIPGPDTTP, from the coding sequence GTGAGAAGAACCATAGTTTCAAAGACACAATGTACCGTCCTGCTTTCCGTCTTGCTGACAGGATGTGCAGCCTGGACCACACCTGCTCCGGTTTCTCAACCGTACTTTACGGCTGAACCACAAGAACTCAAGAACTTTCAATCGCTTGCAAGAAAACAGGAGGATTTGATCTCGAGATGTATCCGATCCAGCCCTTGTGACCATATCTATTTTACTCGTGCCTTGCTTGGTCTCTACGAAAGTCGCGAAATCGCTGAAAAAAATTTTAAAATGGTGATAGCAGTGGCTCCAATGGGGAAGTTTGCATCGTCAAGCAAGGCGTGGCTTCAATTATTACAGCAACCTGTGGCACCAGGAGCGAAATCATGGCTCGAGGCTGTCTCGACAGGCCCTGCCATCGCGGGCGCTCATACATCGCTGGCCGCAGCGGCTGACACTCTGGTGCGGGACTTGCTTGATCGAGAGATGGCCATCCAACAGCTTCGGTCTTCACAGGGCGACGAAACGGAGACGGTCGAGTCTTTGCAGAGAGAACTCGTGGATCGAGATCAAAAGATTGAGTCGCTCCAGACGAAAAAGGACCCAGGAAAAACGTCGGCCGGCCCAGCCACGATTCAAAGTCTCCAAAAGCAACTGGCGGAACGTGACAGAAAGATTGAAGAGCTCTCTACACAGCTTGATGCGTTGAAACGAATCGACCAGGAGATGCGTGAAAAGGTGCGTCCGATCCGTCCACCGTTGACGACGATTCCCATTCCTGGCCCTGACACAACGCCATAA
- a CDS encoding hypothetical protein (conserved protein of unknown function), with product MALAVIMVQGGIREVMQAQGSVWELKLVELLTTIMGGGLLGGCIALILDRIKKS from the coding sequence ATGGCGCTCGCGGTCATCATGGTGCAAGGCGGCATCAGGGAGGTGATGCAGGCTCAGGGGTCTGTGTGGGAGTTGAAGCTCGTTGAGCTGCTGACGACGATCATGGGTGGCGGGCTATTAGGGGGTTGTATCGCGCTGATCTTGGATCGGATCAAGAAGTCTTAG
- a CDS encoding hypothetical protein (conserved protein of unknown function), translating to MAVLATLEQAQVLPPEGSREADRVIQSVIQLQSVFAKGTDRSVQEFAQRAVANTPGGKVQMVLERFRSNGWTTDMLVALADADGRASAEERQEMAAGLGQFNLSVEDFQRFMQLVRDGRAALEARGQNFHEVYARHRNAMPGAAGP from the coding sequence ATGGCCGTGCTCGCAACGCTCGAACAGGCCCAGGTTCTTCCGCCCGAAGGGAGCCGAGAAGCTGATCGTGTGATTCAATCCGTCATCCAACTCCAATCAGTCTTCGCCAAGGGCACAGATCGATCCGTACAAGAGTTCGCGCAACGTGCCGTCGCAAATACCCCTGGTGGGAAGGTGCAGATGGTGCTAGAACGGTTTCGCTCCAATGGATGGACCACCGACATGTTGGTGGCGCTCGCAGATGCGGATGGTCGAGCGTCTGCTGAAGAACGACAGGAGATGGCGGCTGGTCTTGGCCAGTTCAACCTCTCCGTAGAAGATTTTCAGCGATTCATGCAACTCGTCAGAGATGGTCGAGCAGCGCTTGAAGCACGAGGGCAGAACTTTCACGAAGTATATGCTCGTCATCGAAACGCGATGCCGGGAGCAGCGGGACCGTAA